A single genomic interval of Anopheles marshallii chromosome 2, idAnoMarsDA_429_01, whole genome shotgun sequence harbors:
- the LOC128715122 gene encoding loricrin-like: MNSFAVFLAFASLAAVAVAEPPSPYSYNRPSGGHGGSSGGGYSHGGGGGGYSQGGGYASGGGYSSGGGGGYAASFSGSSSSSSSFSSGGGGYQAVPAGVQTSEGLNVDPQLLNEIRQILLREESQSSSSSSSGGFGGYPSAPSGSYGAPSGSYGPPSSTYGVPSGGHRVVGIDLEGVKQAIQVAQFLQTSSASVPSGSYGAPSVPSGSYGAPSAPSGSYGAPSRPSSTYGAPF; the protein is encoded by the exons ATGAACAGCTTTGCCGTG TTTTTGGCGTTTGCCTCGCTGGCCGCCGTTGCCGTCGCGGAACCACCATCCCCGTACAGCTATAACCGTCCGTCCGGTGGACACGGAGGTAGCAGCGGCGGTGGCTACAGCcacggtggtggcggtggcggttaCAGCCAGGGTGGCGGTTATGCCAGCGGTGGCGGATACTCGAGCGGAGGTGGTGGCGGTTACGCTGCCAGCTTCTCCggctcgtcgtcgtcgtcgtcgtcgttctCTAGCGGCGGCGGTGGCTACCAGGCCGTCCCGGCCGGTGTTCAAACCTCCGAGGGTTTGAACGTGGATCCCCAGCTGTTGAACGAAATCCGCCAGATTCTGCTCCGCGAGGAAAGCCAATCGTCTTCGTCGTCTTCGTCCGGCGGCTTCGGAGGATATCCTTCCGCACCGTCCGGTAGCTACGGTGCGCCTTCCGGTTCGTACGGACCACCGTCGTCCACGTACGGCGTCCCGTCCGGCGGTCACCGTGTCGTCGGTATCGATCTCGAGGGTGTCAAGCAAGCGATCCAGGTAGCGCAATTCCTGCAGACTTCGTCCGCTTCGGTCCCGTCCGGTTCGTACGGTGCCCCGTCGGTCCCGTCCGGTTCGTACGGTGCTCCGTCGGCTCCGTCCGGTTCGTACGGTGCTCCGTCGCGCCCGTCAAGCACCTACGGTGCCCCGTTCTAA
- the LOC128719431 gene encoding sodium-coupled monocarboxylate transporter 2-like — protein sequence MTKSITANPQGQFSVEDYTVFTIMLGISTAIGVYFGFFQKKNNQTTEEYLLGGRKMKTFPIAISLIASQLSGVSIMSVPAEMYSYGAQYWIIAPTMILITMIINYIFVPVFYNNHITNCYQYLEDRFSPAVKKFVTFTYVLNIYLILPIFIFIPALAFSQVTGINIHLINGIVCGVCIFYTMLGGIKAVVWTDVVQGMIMFVSCFLVVVIGVAKIGGLSEVLDRAAAGDRLELFDMTLDTTTRQTFWTASVGNLFLWTGYLGLSQSCVQRIVSVPSMRHARAALWIFCVGFIIIMTLNCFTGIVIFAKYFDCDPIKVGLVQKADKLLPFFVQDVVGNLKGMPGVFISCVFSAGLSTMSANLNSLAGLIYEDYIRPFKLFKHTDASANRTMKLLIFVSGVYCIAMGLIVEQFGHILQMVVTIASVTQGAVMGIFCLGMLWPWANKHGALWGSASSVIVMSWIIAGAQIAISNKALIYPPKTTSVEGCYEYGFNVTANDFPTLVAPQDDAEFSIYKMSFVWYSTVGTFMVFLVGIPVSYFTGSQDMRNFRPKLISPLVHWLLPEEVRQNEFSLKADNEKLHAGPIKEWTFTANETEKYKERNGIIEQTL from the exons ATGACGAAATCAATAACCGCCAACCCGCAGGGCCAGTTCTCGGTCGAGGACTACACGGTGTTTACGATCATGCTTGGCATCTCGACCGCGATCGGTGTGTACTTTGGGTTTTTCCAGAAGAAGAACAATCAAACCACGGAAGAGTATCTGCTCGGTGGGCGAAAGATGAAAACGTTCCCGATTGCGATATCCCTGATTGCCAG CCAGCTGTCGGGCGTATCGATAATGTCGGTGCCGGCGGAAATGTACTCGTACGGTGCACAGTACTGGATCATCGCACCGACGATGATACTGATCACGATGATCATCAACTACATCTTCGTGCCAGTGTTCTACAACAATCACATCACCAACTGCTACCAATATCTGGAGGATCGGTTCAGTCCGGCGGTGAAAAAGTTCGTCACGTTTACGTACGTCCTGAACATCTACCTGATACTGcccatcttcatcttcatcccgGCGCTGGCCTTTTCGCAAGTCACCGGCATCAACATCCACCTGATCAACGGGATCGTGTGCGGCGTTTGCATCTTCTACACAATGCTCGGCGGCATTAAGGCGGTCGTGTGGACGGATGTGGTGCAGGGGATGATTATGTTTGTGTCCTGCTTTCTGGTGGTGGTTATTGGTGTGGCAAAGATCGGTGGACTGTCCGAGGTGCTTGATCGTGCTGCCGCCGGTGATAGGCTAGAACTTTTCGA CATGACACTGGACACGACAACGCGCCAAACTTTTTGGACCGCCAGCGTGGGTAACCTCTTCCTGTGGACCGGTTACTTGGGGTTAAGCCAGAGCTGCGTGCAACGTATCGTGTCGGTGCCGAGTATGCGGCATGCACGGGCAGCCTTGTGGATCTTTTGTGTcggtttcatcatcatcatgacgcTCAACTGCTTTACCGGCATTGTCATCTTCGCCAAATACTTCGACTGTGATCCGATAAAGGTTGGGCTGGTGCAGAAGGCTGACAAGTTGCTGCCCTTCTTCGTACAGGATGTCGTCGGTAACTTGAAGGGTATGCCGGGCGTGTTTATCTCGTGTGTGTTTAGTGCAGGATTAAG CACGATGTCGGCGAACCTCAACTCTCTGGCGGGTTTGATCTACGAGGATTACATACGCCCGTTTAAGCTATTCAAACATACCGACGCCTCGGCAAACAGGACCATGAAGCTGCTGATCTTCGTCAGCGGTGTTTACTGCATTGCGATGGGATTGATCGTGGAACAGTTCGGCCACATCCTGCAGATGGTCGTTACGATCGCCAGCGTTACGCAGGGTGCCGTTATGGGTATATTCTGCCTTGGTATGCTCTGGCCGTGGGCCAACAAACATGGCGCTCTGTGGGGTTCCGCTTCAAGCGTGATCGTGATGTCTTGGATCATTGCGGGGGCACAGATAGCGATCAGTAACAAGGCACTGATCTACCCGCCCAAGACCACCAGCGTCGAAGGGTGCTACGAGTACGGGTTCAACGTAACGGCAAACGATTTCCCCACGCTTGTGGCACCACAGGACGATGCCGAATTTTCCATCTACAAAATGTCCTTCGTCTGGTACTCGACCGTGGGCACGTTTATGGTGTTTCTGGTCGGCATTCCTGTTAGTTACTTTACCGGTTCGCAGGATATGCGCAACTTCCGACCGAAGCTAATATCCCCACTGGTCCACTGGTTGCTACCGGAGGAGGTGCGACAAAACGAATTTTCGTTGAAGGCGGACAATGA AAAACTTCACGCAGGACCTATTAAAGAATGGACGTTTACagcgaacgaaacggaaaagtaTAAAGAACGGAACGGAATCATTGAGCAGACGTTGTAG
- the LOC128717818 gene encoding uncharacterized protein LOC128717818, with translation MRAFGVVFVCVALVVVVRAEAPLPGGGGFGGNGGGYSNGGGNGGYGGNGGGGNGGGGSGPLLQKPTGPQTMEGLMIDPQLLEQVKMVLLQHETESATANGGSNGGPSSSYGPPRNTDRIVGLMLEQPVQSIQLAEYWQGDQQTPSGSYGPPSGSYGAPQ, from the exons ATGCGCGCATTCGGTGTTGTCTTCGTG TGTGTGGCCCTAGTGGTTGTGGTACGGGCCGAGGCACCACtgcccggtggtggtggcttcGGTGGCAATGGTGGTGGCTACAGCAATGGCGGCGGCAACGGTGGATACGGTGGCAACGGTGGTGGCGGTAACGGTGGTGGAGGTTCCGGACCGCTGCTCCAGAAACCGACCGGTCCGCAAACGATGGAAGGTTTGATGATCGATCCCCAGCTGCTGGAACAGGTGaagatggtgctgctgcagcacgaAACCGAATCTGCCACGGCCAACGGTGGCTCGAACGGTGGCCCGAGCTCGTCGTACGGTCCACCGCGCAACACGGACCGTATCGTTGGACTGATGCTGGAGCAACCCGTCCAGAGCATCCAGCTGGCCGAGTACTGGCAGGGCGATCAGCAGACACCGAGCGGTTCTTACGGGCCGCCCAGCGGTTCTTATGGCGCCCCGCAGTAA
- the LOC128707510 gene encoding protein pygopus-like — MTHNLGMASYRLPGPGLCPPDFKSPSESPQLPISAPSNPKKRRKTSNVVNSNAVTSQPTPTPSPQDLLPPPPTGYGDTIVASNPFDDTPPPTPASHMGHMGHPHGSGHGPGPGMMSHLGGGAMGHGGPMGPMNHMGPMHGGAHHMGPGPMGGHPHGPPHGGPMGGPGGPHGGGMGPHGMGPHGMGPHGPGHGSPHPGMGPGGPPHGPPGMGGPGQGGPQGPPMRGMSPMGMGSPMGHHHPGMHMNSGMGQMGGMPHGMQRGGMSPMGPNMGPGAQMGGLSPMGGAMNQSMSPMGPMGGMSPMSQQQQQQQQQQMNSKSVGSPLSAGNIGSPMNSVPGMGSPHAAGGGSGGGMLGSPMNTSGGHMNNGPMGPPMNSPLGNGPPNHVPLGPNSAGHSQTPQPVSAANVTVGGQTSPNVVMSGGPGGGNAVGMNSSNSRMNLPNGAMTNQQSGNLNQLPHQLGPMGANQQQQQQGVGPQGGGPQQNSSQGPSNQPGGNQGPSSQGGPPGSQSSQQSQPLQPHPPPHGQHQQLPLPQQSPHAQHNPGGPGSGGPGPGPGQQQMNQMVGPGGVPPMGNSMGGPMGGGGGGMMGPGGPGGPANSMGGMNHHPHHHHHHAGNHQQAGGNPHMGSGMGANNMHHHMGGAGGGGGGGGGGGGIMPPHANMQPGGGHRPPMHGGGMGGGSGPGGMGPGSMMIGPPMAGPMAAHMGGGGGMGGGGMVGGSPMQSPHMMGAGGPGGPMGGGPMGGGPMGGPMGGLGPPGNGPNGPNHHHHMGMFGPKPMPVTSGKLYPPDQSKVFNPQNPNAPPIYPCGGCHKEVHDNDQGILCESGCNFWFHRTCSGLTEAAFNLIHAEVYAEWCCDKCLNSKNIPLVKFKP, encoded by the exons ATGACACACAATCTGGGCATGGCGTCGTATCGGCTACCAGGACCCGGACTATGTCCACCAGATTTCAAATCACCCTCGGAATCGCCCCAGCTGCCAATATCCGCACCGAGCAATCCgaagaagcgaaggaaaacgtCCAACGTGGTGAACTCGAACGCGGTCACGTCACAACCAACGCCGACACCATCGCCTCAGGACCTgctaccaccgccaccgaccGGTTACGGCGACACGATAGTGGCCTCGAATCCGTTCGATGATACGCCCCCGCCAACACCTGCCTCGCACATGGGCCATATGGGTCATCCGCATGGCAGTGGCCATGGGCCGGGACCGGGCATGATGAGTCACCTGGGTGGCGGAGCGATGGGACACGGTGGCCCAATGGGTCCGATGAATCATATGGGACCGATGCATGGAGGGGCACACCATATGGGACCAGGACCGATGGGAGGTCATCCGCATGGGCCTCCGCACGGTGGACCGATGGGTGGCCCGGGTGGACCGCACGGTGGTGGTATGGGTCCGCACGGTATGGGACCACATGGTATGGGACCACACGGACCGGGTCATGGTTCGCCACATCCGGGCATGGGTCCGGGAGGACCTCCGCACGGACCGCCCGGTATGGGTGGACCCGGACAGGGTGGCCCACAGGGACCACCGATGAGGGGCATGAGCCCGATGGGTATGGGTAGCCCGATGGGTCACCATCATCCCGGCATGCACATGAACTCCGGCATGGGGCAGATGGGCGGAATGCCGCACGGGATGCAGCGCGGTGGTATGAGCCCCATGGGGCCAAACATGGGTCCAGGAGCGCAGATGGGTGGCCTTAGTCCGATGGGTGGTGCCATGAACCAGAGCATGTCGCCGATGGGTCCGATGGGAGGTATGTCGCCGAtgagccagcagcagcaacagcaacaacagcagcagatgaACAGCAAATCCGTAGGAAGTCCACTGAGTGCCGGTAACATTGGGAGTCCAATGAACTCCGTGCCCGGTATGGGGTCACCGCACGCGGCCGGTGGTGGCAGCGGGGGTGGTATGTTGGGCAGTCCGATGAACACGAGCGGTGGCCACATGAACAATGGTCCAATGGGTCCACCAATGAACAGCCCGCTCGGAAACGGCCCACCGAATCATGTGCCACTCGGACCAAACTCGGCCGGTCACAGTCAAACGCCACAACCGGTGTCCGCTGCGAACGTAACGGTCGGTGGTCAGACATCGCCGAACGTGGTGATGAGTGGTGGACCGGGTGGTGGCAATGCGGTCGGCATGAACAGTAGTAATAGTAGGATGAACTTACCGAATGGTGCAATGACAAATCAGCAATCAGGGAACTTAAATCAATTACCTCATCAACTCGGACCCATGGGTGcgaatcagcagcagcagcagcagggcgTAGGTCCACAGGGCGGTGGTCCGCAGCAGAACAGTAGTCAAGGCCCTAGCAATCAACCCGGTGGCAACCAGGGACCCTCGTCTCAGGGCGGCCCACCGGGCAGTCAGTCATCACAACAGTCACAACCACTACAGCCTCATCCGCCGCCACACGGCCAGCACCAGCAACTGCCACTACCCCAACAGTCACCTCATGCTCAACATAATCCGGGCGGACCGGGCAGTGGAGGCCCCGGTCCTGGTCCTGGACAGCAGCAGATGAACCAAATGGTTGGCCCGGGTGGTGTGCCACCGATGGGTAACAGTATGGGTGGACCaatgggtggtggtggcggaggaATGATGGGTCCCGGCGGTCCCGGTGGTCCGGCGAACTCGATGGGTGGCATGAATCATCACccgcaccaccatcatcatcacgcgGGCAATCATCAACAGGCGGGCGGCAATCCCCATATGGGCTCGGGCATGGGTGCGAACAACATGCACCATCATATGGGCGGAGCGGGTggaggtggaggaggaggaggtggtGGAGGCGGTATAATGCCACCACACGCAAATATGCAACCAGGTGGCGGACACAGGCCACCAATGCACGGCGGTGGAATGGGTGGTGGCAGTGGACCGGGCGGTATGGGCCCGGGTAGCATGATGATTGGACCGCCAATGGCAGGACCGATGGCTGCCCATatgggtggaggaggaggaatgggcggtggtggaatggttggTGGCAGTCCGATGCAATCCCCGCACATGATGGGTGCCGGTGGACCGGGTGGTCCGATGGGCGGTGGACCCATGGGTGGTGGACCGATGGGCGGGCCGATGGGTGGGCTAGGGCCTCCGGGAAACGGTCCTAACGGGCcgaaccatcaccaccacatgGGTATGTTCGGACCGAAGCCCATGCCAGTGACGTCCGGGAAGCTGTACCCGCCCGACCAGTCGAAGGTATTCAACCCTCAGAATCCGAACGCCCCGCCAATCTATCCCTGTGGAGGATGCCATAAAGAAGTGCACGACAATGACCAGGGTATCCTTTGTGAATCGGGATGTAATTTTTGGTTTCATCG GACGTGCAGCGGACTGACGGAGGCGGCCTTCAACCTAATACACGCGGAAGTGTACGCCGAATGGTGCTGCGACAAGTGTCTCAACTCCAAAAACATACCGCTGGTTAAGTTCAAACCGTAG